One part of the Paenibacillus silvisoli genome encodes these proteins:
- a CDS encoding LacI family DNA-binding transcriptional regulator, with product MTTIKDLARMAGVSVTTVSRALNGYDDVNEDTRMKIKRIAEELNYRPNAVARSLVTRKTRTIGVILSEINREGAKDSLAFEILCGINDRSVELDYDILLFSTNPKKQLVKSYADLCKERNVDGAILSGLRVNDPYLQQVVQDTSFPCVLIDIPATHQNVGHVTTDNVSGAKSAVEHLIRLGHRHIAMINGHNEASVSKERQLGYRHALVEHGIAFREELIVNGEFKEEGGYAAMHQILRRHPEVTAVFAASDLMVLGALRALEHLGLKAPTNMSIVGYDDIVIASYCSPPITTIRQDRYEMGYQAAQLLIDMLEKRKVNRRIVLNSDLVVRQSTAPCSIF from the coding sequence TTGACCACCATCAAAGACTTGGCCAGAATGGCTGGCGTATCCGTAACAACCGTCTCCAGAGCGCTAAACGGATATGACGACGTAAACGAAGATACCCGAATGAAGATCAAACGAATCGCAGAGGAGCTGAACTATCGCCCCAACGCGGTCGCCCGGAGTTTGGTGACTCGAAAAACGCGAACGATTGGGGTCATTTTGTCCGAGATCAATAGGGAAGGCGCAAAAGATTCGTTAGCGTTCGAGATATTGTGCGGCATTAACGATCGCTCAGTGGAATTGGATTATGATATTTTGCTCTTCAGCACCAACCCCAAAAAGCAGCTTGTCAAGTCCTATGCCGATTTGTGCAAGGAACGCAACGTGGATGGGGCAATTTTGTCCGGTCTTAGGGTGAACGATCCCTACTTGCAGCAGGTTGTTCAAGATACCAGCTTTCCGTGCGTGCTAATCGATATTCCGGCCACGCATCAGAATGTAGGGCACGTAACCACCGATAATGTCAGCGGGGCAAAAAGCGCCGTCGAGCACTTGATTCGGCTCGGTCACCGTCACATTGCCATGATCAACGGGCATAATGAAGCGTCGGTCAGCAAGGAGAGACAGCTCGGATACCGGCATGCGCTGGTTGAACATGGAATCGCTTTCCGCGAGGAGCTTATCGTCAACGGCGAATTTAAGGAAGAGGGCGGCTACGCCGCCATGCACCAGATCTTGCGCCGCCATCCGGAAGTCACCGCGGTTTTCGCGGCCAGCGACTTGATGGTGCTTGGTGCGCTGAGGGCGCTGGAGCATCTCGGACTCAAAGCTCCTACAAATATGTCCATCGTCGGTTACGACGATATTGTGATCGCTTCGTACTGCTCGCCGCCAATCACGACGATTCGCCAGGACCGGTACGAAATGGGCTATCAAGCAGCGCAGCTGCTAATCGATATGTTGGAGAAAAGAAAAGTGAACCGCAGAATCGTGTTGAATTCCGATCTGGTCGTCAGACAAAGCACCGCGCCATGCAGCATATTTTAA
- a CDS encoding P-loop NTPase family protein: MSTQEQVVPILNIIGPVGIGKSTTAQAISEILEYDHTLPHSVVDLDYVRSAFPERSEDPFNMELGFRNLAAVWSNYRAVGSKCLIIPSVMENEEHLDKLRKAVPGADIFVVRLVAPLEVNHDRIRGREKTVNSLNWHLQRSTQLSRELAEKKLEHATVDTENKQPAEIAREIVSRWGIVEWYAQG; the protein is encoded by the coding sequence ATGAGCACGCAAGAACAGGTTGTCCCTATACTAAATATCATTGGGCCTGTCGGCATCGGAAAGTCGACTACCGCGCAAGCCATATCGGAAATTCTGGAGTATGACCACACGCTTCCGCATTCGGTAGTCGATCTTGATTATGTGCGGAGCGCATTCCCTGAGAGAAGCGAAGATCCGTTCAATATGGAGCTTGGGTTTCGAAATCTTGCCGCTGTTTGGAGTAACTACCGCGCTGTTGGAAGCAAGTGTCTCATCATACCAAGCGTGATGGAAAACGAAGAGCATTTGGACAAGCTGCGAAAAGCGGTGCCGGGCGCGGATATATTCGTAGTGCGCCTTGTGGCACCGCTCGAAGTCAATCATGATCGGATTCGTGGCAGGGAAAAGACCGTCAATTCACTCAACTGGCATCTTCAACGCTCGACCCAACTCAGTCGGGAGCTGGCAGAAAAGAAGCTGGAGCATGCAACTGTGGATACGGAGAATAAGCAGCCAGCGGAGATAGCCCGAGAGATCGTCAGCAGATGGGGAATCGTTGAGTGGTATGCACAAGGATGA
- a CDS encoding phosphotransferase family protein: MNNPHENEAQSVVYGLLRNPSTDQLLTVRSNINDEWRLPAILVNGQEELIAGIVTRGMSELLGRPVIACRYVSIQPSNHGDGKEAFFELEGVEEAQSVTLDADEQWQSAEEIIFEQPHHNGIIHDYIIEARSGDVPEFRQPWEHVGWYAKAASWIGSSLRTLGFQLTAPPEQIKWWCLSCVLRLTTTHGILYFKTNAKQPLFAQEPVFLPYIAGIFPDRVPMVLASEPAEGWAILADAGDKLSRDTAENKIELLRTFGEMQLEMVSRTAELLELGCADRRPEKLLPYVEPLIEDELVVSELTAEEVGVLRKQMPLIVDMYKRMSDYAVPATLVHGDLHMGNAVIRNGTITLIDWTDASVAHPLMDMFLIFDERDITLRAQLRDAYLELWTDYEPMHRLLELWTLCEVVHAIYHSISYQSILRHTEERSRGELGPPTFYLRKVLNYLGEPDMNS; encoded by the coding sequence ATGAACAATCCCCATGAAAATGAAGCGCAATCCGTTGTTTACGGACTGCTTCGCAATCCTTCCACCGATCAGCTTCTGACGGTTAGGTCGAATATCAACGACGAGTGGCGCTTGCCCGCCATACTCGTTAACGGGCAGGAAGAACTCATAGCAGGCATAGTAACGCGAGGAATGTCAGAGCTTCTCGGACGGCCCGTCATCGCGTGCCGGTATGTATCGATTCAACCTTCTAATCACGGTGATGGGAAGGAAGCGTTCTTCGAGTTAGAAGGCGTGGAGGAGGCTCAATCGGTGACTCTTGATGCCGATGAACAATGGCAAAGCGCTGAGGAGATAATATTCGAGCAGCCGCATCACAATGGAATTATTCATGATTACATAATAGAAGCGAGAAGCGGGGATGTACCGGAATTTCGGCAGCCTTGGGAGCATGTCGGGTGGTATGCGAAGGCCGCGTCTTGGATCGGGAGTTCTCTTCGCACACTCGGATTCCAGCTCACTGCTCCTCCCGAACAGATCAAGTGGTGGTGTCTTTCTTGCGTACTTAGGCTTACCACCACACATGGCATTTTATATTTCAAAACCAATGCCAAGCAGCCGCTGTTCGCCCAGGAGCCCGTGTTTCTGCCTTACATCGCGGGCATATTCCCCGATCGCGTGCCAATGGTTCTCGCTTCTGAGCCTGCCGAAGGTTGGGCGATTCTTGCCGATGCCGGAGATAAATTAAGCCGGGACACCGCGGAAAATAAAATAGAACTGCTGCGTACATTCGGTGAAATGCAGCTTGAAATGGTATCCCGAACGGCAGAACTGCTAGAGCTGGGATGCGCGGACCGAAGGCCCGAGAAGCTTCTTCCTTATGTTGAACCGCTTATCGAGGATGAGCTTGTCGTTTCCGAGCTTACAGCGGAAGAGGTCGGCGTACTTCGCAAGCAAATGCCTTTGATCGTGGACATGTACAAGCGAATGTCGGACTATGCGGTGCCAGCTACACTCGTCCATGGCGATCTGCATATGGGGAACGCCGTCATCCGCAACGGGACAATCACGCTTATTGATTGGACTGATGCCAGCGTCGCCCATCCCCTCATGGACATGTTCCTCATTTTTGACGAACGGGATATAACGCTGCGAGCTCAGCTGCGGGACGCATACTTAGAACTATGGACCGATTATGAGCCGATGCATCGACTGCTGGAGCTCTGGACGCTCTGCGAGGTCGTGCATGCGATTTACCACTCCATAAGCTATCAATCCATCCTGCGTCATACGGAGGAGAGATCCCGAGGGGAGCTGGGACCGCCAACATTTTATCTTCGCAAGGTATTGAATTATCTTGGGGAACCGGATATGAACTCGTAA
- a CDS encoding ATP-binding protein, whose translation MLSHSAFILNAFIIFLPLIFYRHFFKRKHPLFVYVLFLIPMIITMTFPVNIFDSVLDLRGIPLVIGSLYGGIYTTLLLFGSLLAYRQVLGDIDLFHYFLSLLPAMALLLLLVKRYEKANAKKRMLIVAGMCFFLRATVVNLYALLEGNTSFFMASFVPSLPIIFVQCIMAVMLVYIIEMIHTQHRMQEEIIHAEKMKVVSEIAASVAHEVRNPLTSVRGFIQLLSDPALSDRKRQEFSAITLEELDRAESIISDYLSLAKPQIEKLEPIIVGEALAKASQILSSYANLQNVEIVTDIKLPATVYGSKSKFRQAIINIGKNAIEAMPDGGILNLAYTVNGHNQTATITIADTGIGMNAEQLNRLGSPYYTTKDKGTGLGTMVIFSVIRGMNGKIEVRSKEGEGTTYFITLPLTQHA comes from the coding sequence ATGCTCTCTCATTCCGCGTTCATCCTCAATGCGTTCATTATTTTCCTGCCTTTGATTTTTTACCGTCACTTCTTCAAACGCAAGCACCCGCTGTTCGTGTACGTTTTGTTTTTGATTCCCATGATCATTACGATGACCTTTCCGGTCAACATCTTCGATTCGGTGCTCGACCTAAGAGGAATCCCGCTCGTGATCGGCTCTCTCTACGGCGGCATTTATACGACGCTGCTCTTATTCGGCAGCCTGCTTGCGTACCGGCAGGTCTTGGGCGATATCGATTTATTTCATTACTTCCTCTCGCTATTGCCGGCGATGGCGTTGCTGCTGCTGCTCGTCAAGAGGTATGAGAAAGCCAATGCCAAGAAGAGGATGCTGATTGTTGCCGGTATGTGCTTCTTTTTGCGCGCGACGGTCGTCAATCTGTACGCTCTGCTTGAAGGGAATACGTCCTTTTTTATGGCGTCGTTTGTTCCAAGTCTACCCATCATCTTCGTTCAGTGCATCATGGCGGTGATGCTGGTGTACATCATTGAAATGATCCACACGCAACATCGGATGCAAGAGGAAATCATTCATGCGGAGAAAATGAAGGTCGTCAGCGAAATCGCGGCTTCCGTAGCGCATGAAGTCCGCAATCCGTTAACGTCCGTCCGCGGCTTTATCCAGCTGCTGTCCGATCCGGCACTCAGCGACCGGAAGCGTCAAGAGTTCTCCGCCATTACGCTCGAGGAGCTGGACCGGGCGGAATCGATCATTTCCGATTACTTATCGCTTGCCAAGCCGCAGATCGAGAAGCTCGAACCGATCATCGTGGGAGAAGCGCTCGCCAAGGCGTCCCAAATCCTGAGCTCCTACGCGAATTTGCAGAACGTCGAGATCGTGACGGACATAAAGCTCCCCGCAACGGTATACGGCAGCAAGTCCAAGTTCAGGCAAGCCATCATCAATATCGGCAAAAACGCCATTGAGGCGATGCCCGACGGAGGCATATTGAACTTGGCTTATACGGTTAACGGGCATAACCAAACCGCCACCATCACGATCGCCGATACCGGTATTGGCATGAATGCGGAACAGCTCAACCGACTGGGGTCGCCCTATTACACCACCAAGGACAAGGGTACCGGACTTGGAACCATGGTCATCTTTAGCGTCATTCGGGGCATGAACGGCAAGATCGAGGTCCGCAGCAAAGAAGGCGAGGGTACCACCTATTTCATCACGCTACCGTTGACGCAGCATGCTTAA
- a CDS encoding TetR/AcrR family transcriptional regulator has product METAKRKEQLLHLAESLIRQKGYAAFSYDDLSKHLGISKASIHYHFDKKESLGLAVQEQIYQRLVDFSLKMQDSEDSLEARFVQFCQLQSEQLADNEICPISSLHADFELLPETMRQRVQEISHFELTILHDMITLNAADRSSETESYTIALAMLSAIKGAIQYHRVRGEDSLTDTWRGLTRLLIKQ; this is encoded by the coding sequence ATGGAAACCGCAAAACGCAAGGAGCAACTTCTGCATTTGGCTGAATCGCTGATTCGACAGAAAGGTTATGCGGCTTTCAGTTACGACGACCTATCTAAGCATCTCGGCATATCGAAGGCGAGCATTCATTATCATTTTGACAAGAAGGAAAGTCTAGGTCTGGCCGTGCAGGAGCAGATCTATCAAAGACTAGTCGATTTCTCGTTGAAAATGCAAGACTCGGAGGATTCGCTCGAAGCAAGGTTCGTCCAATTCTGCCAGCTGCAGTCTGAGCAGTTAGCCGATAATGAGATTTGCCCGATTTCATCGCTGCATGCGGATTTCGAGCTGCTGCCGGAAACAATGAGGCAGCGAGTTCAGGAAATCAGTCATTTTGAGCTTACCATCTTGCATGACATGATCACCTTGAATGCAGCGGACCGCAGTAGTGAAACCGAATCTTATACGATCGCGCTGGCCATGTTGTCGGCAATTAAGGGTGCCATCCAATATCATCGCGTAAGAGGCGAAGATTCCCTGACGGATACTTGGAGGGGACTTACCCGTTTATTAATCAAACAATAG
- a CDS encoding S8 family serine peptidase, giving the protein MKRSLLHKSLSIATVSVLAGSLVTTSLPAAHAAPREKTFITKEGLQAVTRMLQHSKPEAGINASPGEAYISDAIDTASAKETKVIIQLNGQPAAVGMYAAKLGFTTLAAEASEANVQSEQSAFVRSAQASSIPFQVNRSFDTVLNGMEITIRADLIPQLAKLPGVKAIHPNVIYYPIDEPDSYQGSIAGPSDFDTVPLEQIGVLKAWDRGLTGKGLKVGVLDTGIDYLHPDLKENYVEGGYDAINLDDDPYEDLPLEEFEGTGSIHGTHVSGTIAGTASNPTSERVQKGVAYEADLYAYKVLGPEGGTSSQVIDGIEHAVDDKMDVINLSLGSDLEKDPNSPDSIAVNNAVLAGVVAVVANGNAGGGNQYYYSMGSPAASQMAISVGAVTSDGNRVEGTVRSEVGTEAYDTKMSLMSWTTDEDDFNTMFGNNPIPGVYVGLGTSNDYEGLEPADLADKIVFISRGLISFEEKVKSAAKHGAKAAVIFNGNFSSSNPNVPDLSEEIPSRDGPIGPVSFLGDGYDFIPAFEMPGKMGRALARQMKAHPDQTLQFTMRNDFETVAVAGDRMADFSSRGPNSDGNYGIKPDLSAPGVQVFSTIPAYGQVNPDANYDKAYAKLSGTSMATPHVAGLALLIKQAHPDWTPTDIRAALANTAEEIHDENGTLYDVYSQGAGRVNVMNAIDTRAIMESMDEITLHDEEMNPILMPSEGSSVSFGMMSPGAKEAVKKPLRVKNLSDESVTYKAKIVMHPSVTSDPHDPIPTPNPGEIMMGLEGVTSNRITVEAGGEFNFYLTAKSIPRAKVGVYEGEVLLESMGQPSLHLPFVIHIGDESDDNDFMIQNLTLSNTKVSEDAPIDITASLPTGRINHLYAVILNLNNEILGLLAEIYDMDEAKDMLKPLPSNIIIPEFDSSINLGLIVNNANKANEYLSEGRYKLAVVGSVYDKDYNLVDESIAFKSFSVTSKSAVDEPNPPTQPPFVPGQPVNADDAVYNKDVAASVIEKGQTGVAIEPQSKLEGTQLSVSVKDVDLQKAIADAKQSVAFTVGAASGHASSAQLKLTAEQTKLVKAAGLKGTIVFTWNDASVALPLLALGQAADGTDIVITIKKDEGRKDEFTKQVKEAAILGTPYDFEASSLKNGVAAPLMLKADQAVARSFLVESKASVSGALYLDGGRVYPVPANVTAAGDGKSIVTIRRPGFSTYVAASRHVTFTDIHQSWAQNQIQSLADKFLLNGTSEHAYSPKANVTRAQFASMLARTLGLQTESAVNPFDDLRSSDWFASDVLSAYEAGLVTGSNGKFNPNAAITRQDLTVMLARAIKLVGLQQSNQPVVYADAAQFSGYAQESIQIVSNAGLMKGVESRGKFYFQPTGVTTREAAAKVLHELLLAAKRISF; this is encoded by the coding sequence GTGAAACGATCGCTTCTTCATAAATCACTTTCGATCGCAACGGTCTCGGTGCTGGCCGGAAGTCTGGTCACGACGAGCTTGCCTGCTGCGCACGCCGCTCCGCGGGAAAAGACATTCATAACCAAAGAAGGGCTGCAAGCCGTAACCCGGATGCTGCAGCATTCCAAGCCGGAGGCAGGGATCAATGCGAGCCCCGGCGAGGCTTACATCTCTGACGCCATTGACACCGCTTCTGCGAAGGAAACGAAGGTCATCATCCAGCTAAACGGCCAGCCGGCGGCTGTCGGGATGTATGCTGCGAAGCTGGGCTTTACCACATTGGCCGCGGAAGCAAGCGAAGCTAACGTGCAATCGGAGCAAAGCGCATTCGTGCGCAGCGCACAGGCGAGCAGCATTCCTTTTCAAGTCAACCGAAGCTTCGATACGGTCCTGAACGGGATGGAAATTACGATTCGGGCCGATCTCATTCCACAGCTGGCCAAGCTTCCGGGTGTGAAAGCCATTCATCCGAATGTGATCTATTATCCGATTGACGAGCCAGACAGCTATCAAGGCTCTATTGCCGGCCCTTCAGATTTCGATACGGTTCCACTGGAGCAAATCGGTGTTCTGAAGGCGTGGGATCGCGGCTTGACAGGCAAAGGGTTAAAGGTTGGCGTCCTGGATACCGGCATCGATTACCTGCATCCTGATCTGAAGGAGAATTACGTCGAAGGCGGCTATGATGCCATTAATCTGGATGATGATCCCTATGAAGATTTGCCGCTAGAGGAATTTGAAGGCACCGGCTCCATCCATGGTACCCATGTATCCGGCACAATTGCCGGTACGGCCTCCAACCCGACATCCGAGCGCGTGCAGAAGGGTGTCGCCTATGAAGCCGATCTATATGCCTATAAAGTGCTGGGGCCGGAAGGCGGCACGTCCTCCCAAGTTATTGACGGGATTGAGCATGCCGTTGACGACAAGATGGATGTCATCAACCTTTCCTTAGGGAGCGATCTGGAAAAGGATCCAAACTCTCCTGATTCCATTGCGGTGAATAATGCCGTCTTAGCAGGGGTTGTAGCTGTCGTCGCGAACGGCAATGCCGGCGGCGGCAATCAATACTACTATTCCATGGGCTCGCCTGCCGCTTCGCAAATGGCGATCTCCGTCGGTGCGGTGACAAGCGATGGCAATCGCGTCGAGGGAACGGTTCGCAGCGAAGTCGGGACTGAAGCCTATGACACGAAAATGAGCTTGATGAGCTGGACGACGGATGAAGATGATTTTAACACGATGTTCGGCAATAATCCGATTCCAGGCGTTTACGTCGGTCTGGGTACATCAAATGATTATGAAGGCCTTGAACCGGCCGACCTTGCCGACAAAATCGTCTTTATCTCGCGGGGGCTTATCAGCTTCGAAGAGAAAGTGAAATCGGCAGCCAAGCATGGCGCGAAGGCGGCTGTCATCTTCAACGGCAACTTCTCTTCCTCGAATCCGAATGTGCCTGATTTATCGGAAGAGATTCCGTCTCGAGACGGCCCAATAGGTCCGGTTTCCTTCCTTGGCGATGGCTACGACTTCATTCCGGCATTCGAAATGCCGGGCAAGATGGGACGTGCATTGGCCCGTCAAATGAAAGCACATCCGGATCAAACCCTGCAGTTTACGATGAGGAATGACTTCGAAACCGTCGCGGTAGCCGGTGACCGAATGGCGGATTTCAGCTCCCGCGGGCCGAACTCGGACGGTAACTATGGCATTAAGCCGGACTTAAGCGCTCCCGGCGTTCAAGTATTCTCTACCATTCCTGCATATGGGCAAGTAAATCCCGATGCCAACTATGACAAAGCCTATGCGAAACTGAGCGGCACGAGTATGGCTACGCCTCATGTGGCCGGACTTGCGCTATTGATTAAGCAAGCCCATCCGGATTGGACACCGACCGACATTCGCGCGGCGCTGGCGAATACGGCAGAGGAGATCCATGACGAGAACGGCACGCTGTACGATGTCTATTCGCAAGGCGCGGGACGCGTCAACGTCATGAACGCCATTGACACGCGCGCCATCATGGAGTCGATGGACGAAATCACGCTTCATGATGAGGAGATGAATCCGATTCTGATGCCAAGCGAAGGAAGCAGCGTGAGCTTCGGCATGATGAGCCCAGGCGCTAAAGAGGCTGTTAAAAAGCCGCTTCGCGTCAAGAACCTTTCGGATGAGTCAGTGACGTATAAGGCGAAAATCGTGATGCACCCATCGGTGACATCGGATCCGCATGATCCAATTCCAACGCCGAATCCAGGTGAAATCATGATGGGGCTGGAAGGCGTCACCTCTAACCGAATCACGGTAGAAGCAGGCGGCGAGTTCAACTTCTACCTGACTGCGAAGTCGATTCCGCGCGCCAAGGTTGGCGTATATGAGGGTGAAGTTTTGCTGGAGAGCATGGGACAGCCATCCCTGCATTTGCCATTCGTCATTCATATCGGCGATGAATCCGACGACAACGACTTCATGATTCAGAATTTGACGCTTAGCAATACGAAGGTGTCCGAAGACGCGCCAATCGACATTACGGCATCGCTTCCGACCGGACGAATTAATCACTTGTACGCGGTGATCCTGAACCTGAATAACGAAATATTAGGCCTGCTGGCCGAAATCTATGATATGGATGAAGCGAAGGACATGCTTAAGCCGCTTCCGTCCAACATCATCATCCCTGAATTCGACAGCTCTATTAACTTAGGTCTCATTGTTAATAATGCCAATAAAGCAAATGAATATCTTTCGGAAGGAAGGTACAAGCTGGCGGTCGTAGGATCGGTCTATGACAAAGATTATAATCTCGTCGATGAATCGATTGCATTCAAATCGTTCTCGGTGACAAGTAAGTCTGCCGTCGATGAGCCCAACCCGCCGACCCAGCCGCCATTTGTTCCGGGTCAGCCAGTGAACGCCGATGATGCGGTGTACAACAAGGATGTCGCTGCCTCCGTAATTGAGAAGGGGCAAACCGGCGTGGCCATTGAACCGCAATCGAAGCTGGAAGGCACGCAATTGTCCGTGTCCGTCAAGGACGTTGATTTGCAGAAAGCGATTGCCGATGCGAAGCAATCGGTCGCATTCACCGTCGGAGCGGCTTCCGGGCATGCATCTTCCGCGCAGCTGAAATTAACGGCTGAGCAGACGAAGCTGGTGAAAGCAGCCGGGTTGAAGGGAACGATCGTCTTCACTTGGAACGACGCATCCGTCGCTTTGCCGCTTCTTGCATTAGGTCAAGCGGCTGACGGTACGGATATCGTGATTACGATCAAGAAGGATGAAGGCAGGAAAGACGAATTTACGAAGCAAGTGAAAGAGGCTGCCATTCTTGGAACGCCATATGACTTCGAAGCAAGCAGCTTGAAGAACGGTGTTGCCGCTCCGCTTATGCTGAAAGCGGATCAAGCCGTGGCCAGATCGTTCCTTGTTGAGAGCAAGGCAAGTGTTTCAGGTGCGTTGTACCTGGATGGCGGCCGCGTTTATCCTGTACCGGCCAACGTCACGGCCGCAGGAGATGGCAAGTCCATCGTAACGATCCGTCGACCGGGCTTCTCGACTTATGTCGCTGCGTCAAGGCATGTAACGTTCACCGATATTCATCAGTCATGGGCGCAAAATCAGATCCAGTCGCTTGCGGACAAATTTTTGTTGAACGGTACTTCAGAGCATGCTTATTCACCGAAGGCAAACGTGACTCGCGCTCAATTCGCGTCGATGCTCGCAAGAACACTTGGCCTGCAAACCGAATCAGCGGTCAATCCGTTCGACGATTTGCGCAGCAGCGACTGGTTTGCATCCGATGTGCTGAGCGCTTATGAGGCCGGACTTGTAACAGGCTCGAATGGCAAGTTTAATCCGAACGCAGCTATCACCCGTCAAGATTTGACGGTAATGCTGGCTAGAGCAATCAAGCTGGTCGGACTGCAGCAGTCTAACCAACCTGTTGTTTACGCTGATGCTGCCCAGTTCAGCGGTTATGCACAAGAAAGCATTCAAATCGTATCCAATGCCGGACTGATGAAAGGCGTCGAATCGAGAGGCAAGTTCTACTTCCAGCCAACCGGCGTTACGACGCGCGAAGCTGCGGCGAAAGTGCTGCATGAGCTGTTACTAGCCGCTAAGCGGATTTCATTCTAA